The following proteins are encoded in a genomic region of Dermatophagoides farinae isolate YC_2012a chromosome 8, ASM2471394v1, whole genome shotgun sequence:
- the LOC124496230 gene encoding uncharacterized protein LOC124496230: MQTFTFPLFIICLLLSPGWVQVIRFCSIDGLIQCFLDPMRYFYWQQQHITGIPVDDDQFEQYCFISHDFSPYCAHKWAKQCASPIYDSLINRLYLERLQQLAIDHCNKEYRREANKHSKCVDQVKRDVPYRNICVRQLQANLEWIHQQTKQNDNLTYWYRNQCCTFNQYVDCLGQHINAECGFKASQLVNDLLVSVNAFCPQEAFNSSDKLLQCQPDMYVAPKDFEPKGFASKAFLSRLYSQLAPETGF, translated from the exons ATGCAAACGTTCACTTTtccattgttcatcatctgTCTATTACTATCTCCAGGCTGGGTTCAAGTGATTCGATTTTGTTCAATAGATGGCctaattcaatgttttctaGATCCAATGCGATATTTTtattggcaacaacaacatattaCGGGCATTCCAGTAGATGATGACCAATTTGAGCAATATTGttt CATTAGTCACGATTTTTCGCCTTATTGTGCTCACAAATGGGCCAAACAATGTGCATCACCAATCTATGATAGTCTGATCAATCGACTGTATTTAGAACGACTGCAACAATTGGCTATCGATCATTGTAACAAAGAATATCGCCGTGAAGCCAATAAACATTCGAAATGTGTTGACCAAGTTAAACGTGATGTACCATATCGAAATATCTGTGTTCGACAACTACAAGCGAATTTGGAATGGATCCACCAGCAAACCAAACAGAATGATAATCTCACATATTGGTACCGGAATCAATGCTGTACATTTAATCAATATGTCGATTGCCTTGGCCAACATATCAACGCTGAATGTGGCTTCAAAGCCAGTCAATTAGTCAATGATTTACTTGTTTCCGTCAATGCTTTCTGTCCACAAGAAGCGTTCAATTCAAGTGATAAGCTGCTGCAATGTCAACCTGACATGTATGTTGCACCGAAAGACTTTGAACCGAAAGGATTTGCTTCTAAAGCATTTCTAAGTCGATTATATTCCCAATTGGCACCGGAAACTggtttttga
- the LOC124496224 gene encoding cytochrome P450 3A4 gives MLSTILVGFIWSAHLSYAIGVSIIIGILIWAWIEWNEHRVRQKCRRQNIPYVRIPSLNMTLLRRQRYDLIEIDLARKYGKVFGGTMFSEPTIYVTDAELAQIITNREFTKFANRRSFTTYDPVWDNFLFTTNDEKWKRLRAIVSPTFSSGKLRKIKYCIDENVEKMRQHLNEKIDNIQDSSALDVKKIIGSFTMDTIIQISMGIKINSLQDPNHLAIKYARQLFGRDVPLRDTFITALAFKWPKLLKFLNLRLQPDAMDYFRQCSLEIVRKNRERIQKMSADSPFKASNFIELILEVEQEQKAYEKQQNGNSAIPFKHVTNDELLAQCILFFTVGYDTTATTITNTCYALATHPDKQEKLHQSIMETLDRLAQERTDGCKDPYELITFDTLNRFEYLNAALNETMRFLTLATTTERMATEDVRLETSDKKTWFDVKKGDVIRIPIIYLHKDEKNFSDPEQFIPERFLQHDDGYKGHFNKYAFMPFGSGPRKCVAANLALLEAKMALVHLFRMYRMSVHPKATKIPLEFYINAGVLVSRDVSLFVEKR, from the exons ATGTTGTCCACAATATTGGTAGGATTCATATGGAGTGCCCATCTTTCCTATGCCATCGGTGTATCGATCATTATTGGCATTCTAATCTGGGCATGGATCGAATGGAATGAACATCGTGTTCGGCAAAAATGTCGTCGACAAAACATTCCATATGTTCGAATTCCAAGTTTAAACATGACCCTATTGCGACGTCAACgttatgatttgattgaaattgatttggcACGAAAATATGGCAAGGTATTTGGTGGCACCATGTTCAGTGAACCAACAATCTATGTGACTGACGCTGAACTGGCACAAATCATCACTAATCGAGAATTCACTAAATTCGCTAATCGACGG AGTTTCACAACCTATGATCCGGTTTgggataattttttgtttacgaccaatgatgaaaaatggaaacGTTTACGAGCCATTGTATCACCGACCTTCAGTTCGGGTAAATTACGTAAAATCAAATACTGTatcgatgaaaatgttgaaaaaatgcGTCAACATTTGAACGAAAAGATTGACAACATTCAAGATTCATCAGCATTGGatgttaaaaaaattattggatcATTCACCATGGACACAATCATTCAGATTTCAATGGGcattaaaatcaattcgCTCCAAGACCCCAATCATTTGGCCATCAAATACGCCAGACAATTGTTTGGTCGTGATGTTCCCTTGCGTGATACTTTCATTACTGCGTTGGCATTCAAATGGCccaaattattgaaatttttaaatctaAGATTACAGCCTGATGCCATGGACTATTTCCGCCAATGTTCATTGGAAATTGTACGCAAAAATCGAGAacgaattcaaaaaatgagTGCCGATTCACCGTTCAAGGCatccaatttcattgaattaattCTTGAAGTTGAACAAGAACAAAAGGCATACGAAAAACAGCAAAATGGCAATTCTGCAATACCGTTCAAAC ATGTTACAAATGACGAATTGCTTGCCCAATGTatcctttttttcactgttggTTATGATACAACCGCTACGACCATAACAAACACTTGTTATGCACTGGCCACACATCCGGATAAACAGGAAAAACTCCATCAAAGTATCATGGAAACATTGGATCGATTGGCTCAAGAACGAACCGATGGTTGTAAAGATCCCTACGAATTGATCACATTCGATACATTGAATAGATTCGAATATTTGAATGCTGCGCTGAATGAAACGATGCGATTTTTAACGTTAGCCACTACTACAGAAAGAATGGCAACAGAAGATGTTCGTCTCGAAACTAGTGACAAGAAAACCTGGTTTGACGTGAAAAAAGGCGATGTCATTCGAATACCAATCATCTACTTGCATAAggatgagaaaaatttttccgatCCTGAACAATTTATTCCCGAACGTTTTCTTCAACACGACGATGGCTACAAAGGACATTTTAACAAATATGCATTCATGCCTTTCGGAAGTGGCCCTAGAAAATGTGTGGCTGCAAATCTAGCTTTGTTGGAAGCGAAAATGGCCCTCGTTCATCTATTTCGAATGTATCGGATGAGCGTGCATCCAAAAGCCACGAAAATTCCTCTCGAGTTTTACATCAATGCTGGAGTTCTTGTCAGTAGAGATGTGTCATTGTTTGTGGAGAAAagataa